The following proteins are encoded in a genomic region of Leptospira ryugenii:
- a CDS encoding SRPBCC family protein produces MKIILIVVGILFALVAFLVVKAPEKRLVKKEARFSTSIEQVWKQIRNIQGQTSWRKDVESIEVISQNPEVWVEIAKQGIHTKFQTIETREPNYWKMKVLEPEYLDAEWIGILEKDGDGTKVIFQESVRVPSIFYRVISYLFFDVNQVMEVYLKDLSLALGETFDERKIKTTME; encoded by the coding sequence ATGAAAATCATACTAATCGTTGTCGGCATCCTCTTTGCTCTGGTAGCTTTTCTTGTAGTTAAGGCACCGGAAAAGCGCCTTGTGAAAAAGGAAGCGAGGTTCTCTACCAGTATAGAGCAAGTGTGGAAACAAATTCGAAATATCCAGGGGCAAACATCTTGGCGAAAGGACGTGGAATCAATCGAAGTGATTTCGCAAAATCCCGAAGTTTGGGTTGAAATCGCAAAACAAGGAATCCATACTAAATTCCAAACGATTGAGACCAGGGAACCTAACTATTGGAAAATGAAAGTTTTAGAGCCCGAATATTTGGATGCCGAATGGATAGGCATCCTTGAGAAAGACGGTGATGGAACAAAAGTAATCTTCCAGGAATCCGTGCGAGTTCCCTCTATCTTTTATAGAGTGATTTCATATCTTTTCTTTGACGTGAATCAGGTAATGGAAGTCTATCTAAAAGATTTGAGTTTGGCACTAGGAGAAACATTCGATGAAAGAAAAATCAAAACAACCATGGAATGA
- a CDS encoding helix-turn-helix domain-containing protein — protein MKNDLAMRLMRARRYLEENYSETLLLSDVAKSSHLSVFHFHRLFKSYFGQTCIDYLNQVRLEKSIQLLLMTNVSIADISFEIGFENTETYIRNFKKLFHLTPQAYRKAKESVPFPGRSILTPIQSKILKNPFRKSEYRDMENVCMIRHSGSNGSYRRTMQILLDKSLQLGLFREPFLIYGRSIDPPKLEDTSLRRIEFGVPIPKHFRKEIPFPLEEVKFRKGKYISLYHTESIANLEATYKIAYHFLLQNPNLSLSNEPAWEIYHKIPPFYRNTEIEILFRLKD, from the coding sequence ATGAAAAATGATTTAGCAATGCGATTGATGAGGGCTCGTCGCTACTTAGAAGAAAATTATTCAGAGACTTTACTTCTTTCCGATGTGGCGAAATCTTCGCATCTTTCTGTTTTTCATTTTCATAGGCTTTTTAAATCCTATTTTGGGCAAACATGTATCGACTACCTTAACCAGGTACGACTTGAGAAAAGTATTCAACTTCTTCTCATGACAAATGTATCGATTGCCGATATCAGTTTCGAAATTGGATTTGAGAATACGGAAACATATATTCGAAATTTTAAAAAATTGTTTCATCTCACTCCGCAGGCCTATCGAAAGGCAAAAGAATCTGTTCCGTTCCCAGGAAGGAGCATACTGACTCCCATCCAGTCCAAAATTTTAAAAAATCCATTCCGGAAAAGTGAATACAGAGACATGGAAAATGTTTGTATGATCAGGCATTCAGGATCGAACGGAAGTTATAGAAGAACAATGCAAATACTTTTGGATAAAAGTTTACAACTAGGATTATTTCGAGAACCATTCCTCATCTATGGACGGAGTATCGACCCACCCAAACTAGAAGATACAAGCCTTCGGAGAATCGAATTTGGAGTGCCGATTCCAAAGCATTTTAGAAAAGAGATTCCCTTTCCATTGGAAGAAGTCAAATTCAGAAAAGGTAAGTATATATCTTTGTATCATACGGAGAGCATTGCAAACTTAGAAGCAACGTATAAGATTGCGTACCATTTTTTATTGCAAAATCCAAACCTTTCCCTTTCTAATGAACCTGCTTGGGAAATTTATCATAAAATCCCACCCTTCTATCGAAACACAGAAATCGAAATCCTATTCCGCCTGAAAGATTAG
- a CDS encoding TRL domain-containing protein has translation MKNFRIYTLVLFVGIFMNACITIGYGTGFGPQGAIFSSTKQGLGSRGKLDGPLTGSACVHNFILLAAFGDASAEKAANNGRITNIYTVNRTTFNLLSLYQNLCTVVTGDNVPIKNEISSGKNNEANFNDVITLKNGEVIKNVKAAITADSVVAVSSDGKTIVYKKSEVKGIQNNVK, from the coding sequence ATGAAGAATTTCAGAATATATACTTTAGTTCTTTTCGTTGGCATTTTCATGAATGCTTGTATTACAATTGGATATGGAACTGGTTTTGGACCGCAAGGAGCTATTTTTAGTTCCACAAAACAAGGATTAGGTAGTCGAGGAAAGTTGGATGGCCCTTTAACTGGTAGTGCATGTGTTCACAATTTCATTCTATTGGCGGCTTTTGGGGATGCCTCAGCAGAAAAAGCGGCAAACAATGGTAGAATCACAAATATCTACACTGTGAATAGAACTACCTTCAATCTACTATCTCTCTATCAGAATTTGTGCACTGTCGTAACTGGTGACAATGTTCCGATCAAAAATGAGATTTCGAGTGGAAAAAACAATGAAGCCAACTTCAACGATGTGATCACTCTTAAAAACGGCGAAGTGATCAAAAACGTGAAAGCAGCTATTACTGCCGACTCAGTTGTCGCTGTGTCTTCAGATGGAAAAACCATAGTCTATAAGAAAAGCGAAGTTAAGGGGATTCAGAACAACGTAAAATAA
- a CDS encoding TRL domain-containing protein, with translation MLQRLSRIMGLGLLTMMLGNCYAVTVGNPANTYFFNDGKSSFSASGFEVTDAEGEACARSIFALVSIGDASVNKAAEKSSIKNIRSVTHRFYPNWFGIHTFCTVVRGSR, from the coding sequence ATGCTGCAAAGACTATCGCGAATTATGGGCTTGGGCCTGCTAACAATGATGCTTGGAAATTGTTATGCAGTCACCGTTGGCAACCCCGCAAACACTTATTTTTTTAACGATGGAAAATCAAGTTTTAGTGCATCAGGTTTTGAAGTAACAGATGCGGAAGGAGAAGCTTGTGCCAGGTCAATTTTTGCACTCGTATCAATTGGAGATGCTTCCGTAAATAAGGCGGCCGAAAAATCTTCAATCAAAAACATAAGAAGTGTAACCCATCGATTTTATCCAAATTGGTTTGGTATCCATACTTTTTGTACAGTCGTGAGAGGCTCAAGATGA
- a CDS encoding TRL-like family protein, translating into MMRKHKFVERFLLIFLFAVMFTIQCSTTGFGPQGGIFTSTKIGIHGISNTGAKTGSACTYSILGLIAFGDASVTAAANSVGIAKVNTIDLEGLSILGLFSKQCTVIRGD; encoded by the coding sequence ATGATGAGAAAACACAAGTTTGTAGAAAGGTTTCTACTCATTTTTTTATTTGCTGTGATGTTTACAATCCAGTGCAGTACAACAGGTTTTGGTCCGCAAGGTGGAATTTTCACCTCTACTAAAATCGGGATTCATGGAATCTCAAATACTGGAGCAAAAACCGGCTCTGCTTGTACGTATTCGATCTTAGGATTGATTGCCTTTGGAGATGCAAGTGTTACGGCTGCGGCAAATTCTGTTGGTATTGCAAAAGTGAACACAATAGATTTGGAAGGACTTTCAATTCTGGGTCTTTTCTCTAAGCAGTGCACAGTCATAAGAGGGGACTAA